Proteins encoded within one genomic window of Rubidibacter lacunae KORDI 51-2:
- a CDS encoding AAA family ATPase: MELSIYRGDGSGRRHETPAELPVPQRSQLVKPESYIADSALRDACNVALLLGQPLLLTGEPGTGKSQFAYSLSWELGFASPFKFETKSDSIARDLFYTYDALRQFQDVQSGLKSGNALDYITYRALGIAILRTKEPEEVRHLMPPDSLHSEKQRSVVLIDEVDKAPRDFPNDLLNELDQLYFRVPELGNVKVEADPALQPVIIVTSNSEKDLPDAFLRRCIYYNIPFPGPDRLAEIVACHLGLHTDGSDGFLQAALNLFHRLRSPSVGLRKKPSTAELLGWLISLRGFAGEVGNPMTNLDVVTRTLGSLVKTAEDQPKAQAMVKRWFEERSTNPAE; the protein is encoded by the coding sequence GTGGAGCTTTCTATTTATCGTGGAGATGGCAGCGGTCGACGACACGAAACACCTGCCGAATTGCCCGTTCCCCAGCGATCTCAACTGGTCAAACCTGAAAGCTACATAGCCGATTCCGCACTCCGGGATGCCTGTAATGTCGCCCTGCTGCTAGGTCAGCCACTGCTGCTCACAGGAGAACCTGGCACTGGCAAAAGTCAATTTGCCTACAGTCTGTCTTGGGAACTGGGCTTTGCGTCCCCGTTCAAGTTCGAAACGAAGTCGGATAGCATCGCCCGTGACCTGTTTTACACTTACGATGCATTGAGGCAGTTCCAAGACGTGCAGAGCGGGTTAAAGTCCGGGAACGCTCTGGACTATATCACTTACCGTGCGCTCGGAATCGCGATTTTGCGAACGAAGGAACCCGAGGAAGTGCGGCACTTGATGCCGCCTGATTCTCTGCATAGTGAGAAGCAACGCTCCGTCGTACTCATTGACGAAGTCGATAAAGCTCCGCGCGACTTCCCGAACGACTTACTGAATGAGCTGGACCAGCTTTATTTTCGAGTTCCAGAGTTGGGGAATGTCAAGGTCGAGGCCGATCCAGCTTTGCAGCCTGTCATTATCGTAACGAGCAATTCGGAAAAAGATTTACCCGATGCCTTCCTGCGGCGCTGTATCTACTACAACATACCCTTCCCCGGGCCCGATCGCCTTGCAGAAATCGTTGCCTGCCACCTCGGTCTGCACACCGACGGTTCCGACGGGTTCTTGCAAGCAGCACTGAATTTGTTTCACCGCTTACGGTCGCCTTCAGTCGGGCTGCGGAAGAAACCCTCTACAGCCGAACTCCTGGGATGGCTCATCAGCCTGCGGGGTTTCGCAGGGGAAGTAGGCAATCCCATGACCAACTTAGATGTCGTTACGCGAACCCTTGGCAGTCTCGTCAAAACGGCTGAAGATCAACCTAAAGCCCAGGCTATGGTGAAACGATGGTTCGAGGAACGTTCGACGAACCCTGCGGAGTAA
- a CDS encoding DUF433 domain-containing protein, whose amino-acid sequence MTEDPSIMGGEPVFPNSRLTAYHIGSMLDHSPGAATEAEILEDYPFLSEQDLRFAQVYARSNPRA is encoded by the coding sequence TTGACGGAGGACCCTAGCATCATGGGCGGCGAGCCAGTCTTTCCTAACTCTCGGCTGACGGCCTACCACATCGGTAGCATGCTGGACCACAGTCCTGGCGCTGCAACTGAGGCTGAGATTCTAGAGGACTACCCATTCTTGTCCGAGCAGGATCTGCGCTTTGCTCAGGTCTACGCCCGCTCCAATCCTCGTGCCTGA
- a CDS encoding DUF5615 family PIN-like protein, whose product MPEATGSLKLLLDENLSPNIAKTLCEEDLVDAVSIRNRGHCGRSDREVWALAYKEDRILVTANVKDFEAIARASEVHGGLILLLDADLRRSEQLESLRMVIPLVQRELAEGRGMINRALYFGWRSGEQYFWEIPREQAIDEFA is encoded by the coding sequence GTGCCTGAAGCCACGGGAAGCCTCAAACTGCTGCTCGACGAGAACCTCTCTCCCAACATCGCTAAGACTCTCTGCGAAGAGGATCTGGTTGACGCGGTCTCAATCAGAAATCGCGGGCATTGCGGGCGCTCGGATCGCGAAGTTTGGGCTCTCGCATACAAAGAAGACAGAATTCTGGTAACCGCCAACGTTAAAGACTTTGAGGCGATCGCCCGAGCCTCCGAAGTTCACGGCGGGCTGATTCTCCTGCTCGATGCCGACCTGCGCCGCTCCGAACAGCTGGAGTCCCTCCGGATGGTGATTCCCCTGGTTCAGCGCGAGCTTGCCGAGGGCAGAGGAATGATTAACCGCGCCCTGTATTTTGGATGGCGCTCTGGCGAGCAGTACTTCTGGGAGATTCCCAGAGAGCAGGCTATCGACGAGTTTGCGTAG
- a CDS encoding DUF3050 domain-containing protein — MEPSQSYLQTGEAIADAFSSLVLLDHHRVFSSLTTPERVARFVETHCLAVWDFARLARALQQQLACGQQLVALMLFDRMACGCSNLLLNSYWEVATELGADLDPLRASLAGRSDRLPKHLREFVVGSQQLAESKDIPTLAAAFFLGSENGAGILRDWLRYLHPPQPAARLTTLGAIADLEQLRRERALEMVRGLCPDERQAAAVAIAVQTRRRRMWDATLQRMTPNPLAA; from the coding sequence ATGGAACCCAGCCAAAGTTATCTCCAGACGGGGGAGGCGATCGCAGATGCTTTCAGCAGTCTGGTTCTCCTCGACCACCATCGAGTCTTCTCCAGCCTGACGACACCCGAGCGGGTGGCACGCTTCGTGGAAACCCACTGCTTGGCGGTGTGGGACTTTGCTCGCTTAGCACGGGCCCTGCAGCAGCAACTCGCCTGCGGGCAGCAGCTCGTTGCACTGATGCTCTTCGACCGTATGGCTTGTGGTTGCAGCAACTTGCTGCTCAACAGCTACTGGGAGGTCGCTACCGAGTTGGGTGCAGACCTGGACCCGTTGCGAGCCTCCCTGGCCGGGCGGAGCGATCGCCTCCCCAAACACCTCCGAGAGTTCGTCGTGGGGAGCCAGCAACTTGCTGAGAGCAAGGACATCCCGACACTGGCGGCGGCCTTCTTCCTCGGCAGCGAGAACGGGGCGGGCATCCTGCGCGACTGGCTGCGGTATCTGCATCCGCCGCAACCCGCCGCCCGCCTCACCACCCTCGGCGCGATCGCCGACCTGGAGCAGCTGCGACGCGAACGCGCCCTGGAGATGGTCCGCGGACTCTGCCCGGACGAACGCCAGGCTGCCGCCGTCGCGATCGCCGTGCAGACCCGACGCCGCCGAATGTGGGATGCGACCCTGCAGCGAATGACACCGAACCCCCTCGCGGCCTGA
- a CDS encoding ATP-binding protein, translating to MAKHRIERNLRRLADGSWRVYRYLIGSDGSRRSLGAVESTVSQTSYRETEKRRIVAALQARSGVLVVGETGSGKTTLARFVAADLELLGYPIACVSPSSPKQTLVKLAEALGVPTESLTTGKALNGPQLQAAIAEFLQSSIAFLVVDDAERLGRELRGWLAGMLSWQQPMLLLATLPPRKDLFLRLPRIELDALPNAAMRAIARDAAAELGIELSAADLASLLERCGGNPMLVQREVRSEFLGLKATAPDHTQWVDATPFLVAGLMVFTVMRFIGLGFNSTSLYLLGGILTVAVGVVRVVISSLPRQPQKLGA from the coding sequence ATGGCTAAACACCGCATCGAGCGCAATTTGCGACGTCTGGCCGACGGGTCCTGGCGGGTCTACCGCTACCTCATCGGCAGCGACGGCTCGCGGCGATCGCTCGGCGCGGTGGAGAGTACCGTTTCCCAGACCTCCTATAGAGAGACAGAAAAACGTCGCATCGTCGCCGCGCTCCAGGCGCGCTCCGGCGTCCTCGTCGTCGGCGAAACCGGTAGCGGCAAGACCACTCTGGCGCGCTTCGTCGCGGCGGACCTGGAGCTGCTGGGCTATCCCATCGCCTGCGTGTCCCCCAGCTCTCCCAAACAGACGCTCGTGAAGCTCGCCGAAGCGCTGGGCGTGCCGACCGAATCCCTCACCACCGGCAAAGCCCTGAACGGTCCCCAACTGCAGGCGGCGATCGCGGAGTTCCTCCAGAGCAGCATCGCGTTCTTGGTCGTGGACGATGCCGAGCGCCTGGGGCGGGAACTGCGGGGCTGGCTGGCGGGGATGCTGTCGTGGCAGCAGCCGATGCTGTTGTTGGCAACCTTGCCGCCGCGCAAGGACCTGTTCTTGCGCCTGCCGCGCATCGAGCTGGACGCGCTGCCAAATGCGGCGATGAGGGCGATCGCGCGGGACGCTGCTGCCGAGCTGGGCATAGAGCTGTCGGCAGCGGACCTGGCGAGCCTGCTGGAACGCTGCGGCGGCAACCCGATGCTCGTGCAGCGCGAGGTGCGGTCCGAGTTCTTGGGGCTGAAAGCCACCGCGCCCGACCACACGCAGTGGGTCGATGCGACCCCGTTCCTCGTCGCCGGGCTGATGGTCTTCACCGTAATGCGCTTCATCGGTCTCGGCTTCAACTCGACCAGCCTCTACCTGCTCGGCGGTATCCTCACCGTCGCCGTCGGCGTGGTGCGCGTCGTCATCTCCTCCCTCCCTCGTCAACCGCAGAAACTCGGCGCATGA
- a CDS encoding metal-dependent hydrolase, whose amino-acid sequence MMTATHMAFSVTFTSLALGTASPGVLGVAAIASLVPDIDTTRSLIGRVLFPIARLLERRFPHRSLTHSFLGTGIVTLVTCPTLAIIPAAYWHAWILGYFLGWAADMLTKSGVAAGYPSSARWIFPRNPRLRLQTGSGAEYCVLFLLTVVAIASIALNSGGGILASFNRVMGLPSGAVQEFAAEGNHYLMFAKLQGRSTVTQQPVEGLFEVVQVLTQSELLVRDRVGFYQVWRSQQSQIYVNRISLVRGQPIEEAIARLSWREQLGKVAIAELSRLPARTYLSGTVVVDTGELLLVDNPEQFPTITLQPGSGTYLARLRAATPAQVAAALGDYYLTGDVIARSVYVR is encoded by the coding sequence ATGATGACTGCAACCCACATGGCGTTCTCCGTGACCTTCACCTCCCTCGCCCTCGGCACGGCCAGTCCGGGCGTGCTGGGGGTGGCGGCGATCGCGTCCTTGGTCCCGGACATCGACACCACGCGATCGCTGATCGGTCGGGTACTGTTTCCTATCGCCCGACTGCTGGAGCGCCGCTTTCCCCACCGTTCGCTCACCCACAGCTTTCTCGGTACCGGGATCGTCACCCTCGTCACCTGCCCCACCTTGGCAATCATTCCGGCTGCGTACTGGCACGCCTGGATTCTCGGCTACTTCCTCGGTTGGGCAGCTGACATGCTCACCAAGAGCGGCGTCGCGGCGGGTTATCCTTCGTCGGCGCGCTGGATCTTCCCGCGCAATCCTCGACTGCGCCTGCAGACCGGCAGCGGTGCAGAGTATTGCGTGCTGTTTCTACTGACAGTCGTGGCGATCGCTTCCATCGCGCTCAACAGCGGCGGCGGCATCCTGGCATCCTTCAACCGCGTGATGGGACTGCCCAGCGGTGCGGTCCAGGAGTTCGCTGCCGAGGGCAACCACTACCTTATGTTCGCGAAATTGCAGGGTCGCTCCACCGTCACCCAGCAGCCAGTTGAGGGTCTGTTCGAGGTGGTGCAGGTGCTGACTCAATCGGAGCTGCTGGTGCGCGATCGCGTGGGCTTCTACCAAGTCTGGCGCTCCCAACAAAGCCAAATCTACGTCAACCGCATCTCGCTGGTCCGGGGCCAGCCGATTGAAGAGGCGATCGCGCGACTGAGCTGGCGGGAGCAGCTGGGCAAAGTAGCGATCGCGGAGCTGAGCCGGCTGCCAGCGCGCACCTATCTGTCGGGCACGGTCGTGGTTGACACCGGCGAGTTGCTCCTGGTCGACAACCCCGAGCAGTTCCCCACCATCACCCTGCAGCCGGGGAGCGGGACCTACCTCGCCCGCTTGCGTGCGGCGACTCCCGCGCAGGTCGCAGCCGCGCTTGGAGACTACTACTTGACCGGCGACGTCATCGCCAGGAGCGTCTATGTTCGCTAA
- a CDS encoding ATP-binding protein: MFAKEKPLPAAAIPPKQDRPTDEPRAGIFLGTRVTERHDGGIPIYWNLEALANGHVAAIGASGSGKTQTLKAIAYALHQQYEQLRLVVLDFHGDQQLPGERAYQLHLTSAFGVNPLVIHDDPEGGGPDLQAIDVAHQLSKILQMGPNQQGLLMDSIKSAYLEQGILQSDRTTWQREAPNFSDLQEAIASSEHKGADELKLKMAALFMYGVFSRPQLPLGDRLIRVDLHKLPEDVAALAAETIARQLLNRHRLDGEIDGKLPRTYLVVDECKVMPRGEKSACSRIAADGRKFGLAMVVASQSERHISADVIGNCATQIVLPVAAVEAGKVSKKFRVNDRALAKLKPLWALVRSGTQLDPVQVEPFYKRVAEEEA, translated from the coding sequence ATGTTCGCTAAAGAGAAGCCGTTACCCGCCGCAGCGATCCCGCCCAAACAGGATCGTCCGACTGACGAACCCCGTGCCGGCATCTTCCTCGGCACGCGCGTCACGGAGCGTCACGACGGCGGCATCCCCATCTACTGGAACCTGGAAGCGCTCGCTAACGGTCATGTCGCTGCCATTGGTGCCAGCGGTTCGGGCAAGACCCAGACGCTGAAGGCGATCGCCTACGCCCTTCACCAGCAGTACGAGCAATTGCGCTTGGTGGTGCTGGACTTCCACGGCGACCAACAGCTCCCCGGCGAGCGCGCTTACCAGCTCCACCTCACCAGCGCGTTCGGGGTCAATCCGCTGGTTATCCACGACGACCCAGAGGGCGGTGGACCCGACCTACAAGCGATCGATGTCGCGCACCAATTGAGCAAAATCCTGCAGATGGGACCGAACCAGCAGGGCTTGCTGATGGACTCGATTAAGTCGGCGTATTTGGAGCAGGGCATCCTGCAGAGCGATCGCACCACCTGGCAGCGGGAAGCGCCCAACTTCTCCGACCTCCAGGAAGCGATCGCGAGTTCGGAGCACAAGGGTGCAGACGAGCTGAAGCTGAAGATGGCGGCGTTGTTCATGTACGGCGTGTTCTCGCGCCCGCAGTTGCCGCTGGGCGATCGCCTGATTCGCGTGGACCTGCACAAGCTGCCGGAGGACGTGGCGGCGCTGGCGGCGGAGACGATCGCGCGCCAGCTCCTGAACCGGCACCGACTGGACGGGGAAATCGACGGCAAGCTGCCGCGCACCTACCTGGTCGTGGACGAGTGCAAGGTGATGCCGCGCGGGGAGAAGTCGGCGTGTTCGCGCATCGCGGCAGACGGGCGGAAGTTCGGGCTGGCGATGGTGGTGGCGAGCCAGAGCGAGCGCCACATCAGCGCGGACGTCATCGGCAACTGCGCCACGCAAATCGTGCTGCCGGTGGCAGCGGTGGAAGCCGGAAAAGTCTCCAAGAAATTCCGAGTCAACGACCGAGCGCTGGCAAAGCTGAAGCCGTTGTGGGCGTTAGTGCGGTCGGGCACGCAGCTCGACCCGGTGCAAGTGGAACCGTTCTACAAACGAGTGGCGGAGGAAGAAGCATGA
- a CDS encoding TolC family protein, translating to MRRWWLGLGAIALVSCQTAPPAVPVTETPMPEVESEPDRPPSDDSLPRSLDVTLTLGSPDDLRVAAGDAIAVGDVLSDRPEERARLAHRLEQLQHELERLQANPVAGADVPALPPVGYAAQTAAIAKQERVVAAIAQRQVWQAEKIAAVRSLHRPTEVAMLVNEAQPVLPVFEDRPRDRQVALTVAHEEAIARDLDAELEQAQAELAVAVAELEAARERRAYDEYRRELEIAGLDRDRAAQLERRALIEQRIQEEMTAVAAELQRVEAVRSPFAANVRRVKWLAMKDRELTVQIALDIQERSPPESSPDVEEPTVETSWGIPLAIATLLLAFGALPVGAATEDELPCLDSSPQCIEELTEQAIANSREFEAIAQRLDVSEDRVAYARRQRWTHYITGDPVRLVANLFGGGDVQRDRLQIAELELRGADLERRGESLRDRLRQEVTTWVLAYELIGRRMELAGDRLETQQQQTRLVELDYRYGRGDTVQMLNRWQAAEELWAAIAELNEQQRQAVVNLSRLVGVSDEL from the coding sequence ATGAGACGGTGGTGGTTGGGATTGGGCGCGATCGCCTTGGTCAGCTGTCAAACTGCACCACCTGCCGTGCCGGTGACGGAAACACCGATGCCGGAAGTTGAGTCCGAGCCAGATCGCCCGCCGTCGGACGATTCGCTGCCCCGCAGCCTGGACGTGACCCTGACGCTCGGCTCGCCCGACGATCTGCGGGTGGCAGCAGGGGATGCGATCGCAGTTGGCGATGTGTTGAGCGATCGCCCCGAGGAACGCGCGCGGCTCGCGCATCGGTTAGAACAGCTCCAACACGAGCTAGAGCGCTTGCAAGCCAACCCTGTCGCCGGTGCGGACGTGCCCGCGTTGCCCCCTGTTGGGTACGCCGCGCAAACGGCCGCGATCGCCAAGCAAGAACGAGTGGTGGCAGCGATCGCGCAGCGCCAGGTGTGGCAGGCGGAGAAGATCGCCGCGGTGCGTTCGCTCCACCGACCGACCGAGGTCGCGATGCTGGTTAACGAGGCGCAGCCGGTGCTGCCAGTCTTCGAAGATCGGCCGCGCGATCGCCAGGTCGCTCTGACGGTGGCTCACGAGGAGGCGATCGCCCGCGACCTAGATGCCGAGTTGGAGCAAGCGCAGGCGGAATTGGCTGTGGCAGTAGCCGAGCTGGAGGCTGCGCGGGAGCGTCGCGCCTACGACGAATACCGGCGAGAGTTGGAAATCGCGGGGCTGGACCGCGATCGCGCGGCACAACTGGAGCGGCGCGCCCTTATCGAGCAACGCATCCAGGAGGAGATGACGGCGGTCGCGGCCGAACTGCAGAGGGTGGAAGCGGTGCGATCTCCTTTTGCCGCCAACGTCCGCCGTGTGAAGTGGCTGGCGATGAAGGACCGCGAGCTGACCGTGCAGATTGCATTGGACATACAGGAACGCTCGCCTCCAGAGTCGTCCCCGGATGTGGAGGAACCAACAGTTGAAACTAGCTGGGGCATACCGCTCGCGATCGCCACGTTGCTGCTGGCGTTTGGAGCGTTGCCGGTGGGCGCTGCCACGGAAGACGAGCTGCCCTGCCTCGATAGCTCGCCCCAGTGCATTGAGGAGCTCACCGAGCAGGCGATCGCGAACTCTCGCGAGTTCGAGGCGATCGCTCAGCGATTGGACGTTAGCGAAGACCGGGTCGCGTACGCCCGACGCCAGCGCTGGACCCACTACATCACTGGCGACCCGGTCCGGCTGGTGGCGAATCTATTCGGCGGCGGGGACGTACAGCGCGATCGCCTCCAAATTGCGGAACTGGAACTACGCGGCGCGGACCTGGAGCGTCGCGGCGAGTCCCTGCGCGATCGCCTGCGCCAGGAGGTCACGACATGGGTGCTGGCGTACGAGCTGATCGGGCGGCGGATGGAGTTGGCGGGCGATCGCCTAGAAACCCAGCAGCAACAGACGCGCCTGGTTGAACTGGACTACCGCTACGGCAGGGGCGACACGGTGCAGATGCTGAACCGCTGGCAAGCGGCTGAGGAGCTGTGGGCTGCGATCGCGGAGCTAAACGAGCAGCAGCGGCAAGCGGTGGTGAACCTATCCCGTCTGGTGGGAGTGTCTGATGAGCTTTAA
- a CDS encoding SOS response-associated peptidase: MCGRYTLTATREIITENFFVNITPLYQARYNIAPSQPLLAIVSNEGNREAQFFRWGLIPSWVKDEKFTNKPINARSETVREKPFFRSAFKYRRCLIPADGFYEWQSQGKGKRKQPYCIHLPNRDLFAFAGLWEDWQGIRTCAILTREADAQMKPIHHRMPIMVPRAQYDYWLDTSNHNPTIPHDSPGLQFDKVGIAVNDPSIDSPKCLVAS, encoded by the coding sequence ATGTGCGGAAGATACACCTTAACAGCGACAAGAGAAATCATCACAGAAAATTTTTTCGTTAATATCACCCCCCTTTACCAAGCTCGCTACAATATTGCTCCATCGCAACCCTTACTCGCGATCGTTAGCAATGAGGGGAATCGAGAGGCTCAGTTCTTTCGTTGGGGGTTAATTCCCAGCTGGGTAAAGGATGAGAAGTTTACGAACAAACCGATCAACGCACGCAGTGAAACCGTGCGCGAAAAGCCATTCTTCCGCAGCGCATTTAAATACAGACGTTGTTTAATTCCGGCTGACGGCTTTTACGAATGGCAATCCCAAGGCAAAGGGAAGCGTAAGCAACCCTATTGCATTCATTTACCCAATCGGGATTTATTTGCCTTTGCAGGTCTTTGGGAAGACTGGCAAGGCATCAGAACCTGTGCGATTCTGACCCGTGAAGCTGATGCCCAAATGAAGCCCATTCATCACCGAATGCCGATAATGGTCCCTAGGGCTCAGTATGATTACTGGCTAGACACTAGCAACCACAATCCAACTATCCCCCATGATTCCCCAGGACTGCAGTTTGACAAAGTGGGAATAGCTGTAAACGACCCGAGCATTGATTCGCCAAAATGTTTGGTGGCATCTTAG
- a CDS encoding thermonuclease family protein encodes MIKRWFQVACFGAIAAALFLHREPVEFEIPGSEPRAIAVSPAARSREVWQVKPGSVYDGDTLRVTNGPQELKIRFCGIDAPEKDQPFGVASRDYLRSLLPDGAEVAIAQIELDRYERTVAEVFLGDESVNAQMVRAGLAWHYERYSGNCPSRAEIVQAEAEARSQGLGVFAAGNVPPWEWRRR; translated from the coding sequence ATGATTAAACGATGGTTTCAGGTGGCGTGCTTTGGTGCGATCGCCGCGGCTCTATTCCTCCACCGCGAGCCGGTCGAGTTCGAGATTCCTGGCAGCGAACCGCGTGCGATCGCCGTGTCCCCAGCAGCGCGATCGCGGGAGGTGTGGCAGGTCAAACCCGGGTCTGTTTACGACGGCGACACGTTACGTGTCACGAACGGGCCGCAGGAGCTGAAGATTCGGTTCTGCGGGATTGACGCGCCCGAGAAGGACCAGCCCTTCGGGGTGGCGTCGCGGGACTACCTGCGATCGCTGCTGCCGGACGGGGCGGAGGTGGCGATCGCACAGATCGAGCTAGACCGCTACGAGCGAACTGTGGCTGAGGTTTTCTTAGGGGATGAATCGGTCAATGCTCAGATGGTGCGCGCCGGGCTGGCGTGGCACTACGAGCGCTATTCGGGAAACTGCCCCAGCCGTGCTGAGATTGTCCAGGCGGAGGCAGAGGCGCGATCGCAAGGACTCGGTGTGTTTGCGGCGGGGAACGTGCCGCCGTGGGAGTGGCGGCGGCGGTAG
- a CDS encoding YaaC family protein, with translation MWDNMSYGWDPIWFAPRLRGSIGSMPRESFYYLAMFILGSVARYTPELLLAVSSPKTEVGWNLERFLTAAERYFPHLMLRWWTDESLYF, from the coding sequence ATGTGGGACAACATGTCGTACGGCTGGGACCCTATTTGGTTCGCCCCCCGCCTCAGGGGCAGCATCGGCAGCATGCCACGAGAGTCATTCTATTACCTTGCCATGTTCATTCTTGGAAGTGTCGCCCGGTACACGCCGGAGCTGCTTCTCGCAGTGTCGAGCCCGAAGACGGAAGTCGGCTGGAACCTCGAGCGGTTCTTGACCGCAGCCGAGCGGTACTTCCCGCACCTCATGCTTCGTTGGTGGACCGATGAGAGCCTCTACTTCTAG
- a CDS encoding YaaC family protein, with protein sequence MWSQIERASLPDYLATLTPFKTADWDCNRAYAAVRIRQAVEFRRSAASGTLVTAPLTLYYSFLNLLRGFMALVPEIRSTPGHGLALVEAPDLLSTAARLQRAGTFREYLTAVGATSTLQKPITLSDCLSYIPELLSGGPTTESRNVYPARIEAKSNGDTRVHLSVPEDEVE encoded by the coding sequence GTGTGGAGCCAGATTGAGCGTGCGAGTCTGCCGGATTACCTCGCCACGCTCACTCCCTTCAAGACAGCCGACTGGGATTGCAATCGCGCCTATGCTGCGGTCCGAATCCGGCAGGCAGTGGAGTTTCGGCGCAGTGCCGCAAGCGGCACTCTCGTCACCGCCCCTCTCACGCTCTACTACTCCTTCCTAAACCTCCTTCGCGGCTTCATGGCTCTGGTACCAGAGATAAGGTCAACCCCTGGGCATGGGCTCGCGCTGGTCGAGGCACCTGATCTGCTCTCAACGGCAGCGCGATTGCAGCGAGCCGGCACGTTTCGCGAGTACCTGACCGCAGTTGGCGCGACCTCCACCTTACAAAAGCCAATCACGCTTTCTGACTGCCTTTCGTACATACCGGAACTGCTATCGGGAGGACCTACAACAGAGTCGCGGAACGTGTATCCGGCACGGATTGAAGCCAAGAGTAACGGCGATACCCGCGTTCACCTATCCGTTCCTGAGGATGAGGTAGAATAG
- a CDS encoding DUF6876 family protein has protein sequence MTTLTAYDLNRFTGSEVLYRHWLRMRYTEGVKYLADRAGAHWIVDAIASHQPNLRRVPFQLWELVKQEGDRAVLTCREDSDRPLLVRQEIAYTDFPLASTKLYCCNGVLMLPSEY, from the coding sequence ATGACGACCCTAACTGCCTACGATCTAAACCGATTCACCGGCTCAGAGGTGCTTTACCGCCACTGGCTGCGGATGCGCTACACCGAGGGCGTGAAGTACCTAGCCGATCGCGCTGGCGCTCACTGGATCGTGGACGCGATCGCCAGTCACCAGCCGAACTTGCGCCGCGTTCCGTTCCAGCTCTGGGAGTTAGTCAAACAGGAGGGCGATCGCGCGGTGCTGACCTGTCGCGAGGACAGCGATCGCCCGCTGTTGGTGCGGCAGGAGATTGCCTACACTGACTTCCCGCTGGCGAGTACGAAGCTTTACTGCTGCAATGGCGTGTTGATGCTGCCAAGCGAGTACTAG
- a CDS encoding type II toxin-antitoxin system HicA family toxin produces the protein MKSVPGKKLCKILEKRGWVLKKVTGSHHIYEKSGESKIVSVPVHRNRDLKIGTLKSIMNIAQLLEEDLQ, from the coding sequence ATGAAGTCAGTTCCGGGTAAAAAACTGTGCAAAATCCTGGAGAAGAGAGGCTGGGTTCTCAAGAAGGTAACGGGCAGCCACCACATTTACGAAAAGTCCGGCGAAAGCAAGATTGTCTCGGTCCCCGTGCATCGCAACCGAGACTTGAAGATTGGCACTCTGAAGTCGATTATGAACATCGCTCAGCTATTAGAAGAAGACTTACAGTGA
- a CDS encoding type II toxin-antitoxin system HicB family antitoxin translates to MKIRAIIHSAEEGGYWAEVPALPGCVTEGDSIDETIDNLKDAVEGWLEVANQSRQPDAESEVVEIAV, encoded by the coding sequence ATGAAAATCAGAGCCATTATTCATTCTGCTGAAGAAGGGGGCTACTGGGCAGAAGTCCCGGCACTGCCCGGCTGCGTGACCGAGGGGGATTCTATTGACGAAACGATTGACAACCTCAAGGATGCGGTTGAGGGATGGTTAGAGGTGGCAAATCAAAGCCGACAGCCAGACGCGGAATCCGAAGTTGTCGAAATTGCTGTATGA